From Echinicola soli, a single genomic window includes:
- the katG gene encoding catalase/peroxidase HPI: protein MENNNGSRSFDVNESSASGKCPFSGAPPKKGAGGGTSNLDWWPNRLKVNILRQHSPMSNPLGEDFDYAKAFKNLDYQGLKKDLHVLMTDSQDWWPADFGHYGGLFIRMAWHSAGTYRIGDGRGGAGGGQQRFAPLNSWPDNASLDKARRLLWPLKQKYGNKISWADLMVLAGNVALESMGFKTFGFAGGREDTWEPEEDVYWGSEDEWLADKRYSGKRDLEDPLAAVVMGLIYVDPEGPNGNWDPVSAASDIRETFKRMAMNDEETVALIAGGHSFGKTHGAADPGEYVGPEPEAAPIEQQGFGWKNSYGTGAGPDAITGGPEVTWTQTPTQWSNHFFDNLFKYEWDPHRSPAGAKQWIARDAEESIPDAFNKSQKHRPTMLTTDLALRFDPEYEKISRRFYENPDEFADAFARAWYKLTHRDMGPKDRYLGPEVPQEELLWQDPIPAVDHDLVDEKDIAGLKDKILGTGLSVSQLVSAAWASASTFRISDKRGGANGARIRLAPQKDWEVNNPEQLSKILNILEGLQKDFNNSQSGNKKISLADMIVLTGCAGVEKAAKDAGHSITVPFSPGRMDASSEQTDEEAFSFLEPFADGFRNYRRTKFNVSTEDLLVDKANLLNLTAPELTVLIGGMRVLDTNFDGSKHGVFTDRTEKLTNDFFVNLLDMGTIWEPTSDDKEFFEGKDRKSGAKKWTATRADLIFGSNAELRAQAEVYACADAQDKFVKDFVAAWDKVMNLDRYDLK from the coding sequence ATGGAAAACAATAATGGATCCCGGAGTTTTGACGTAAATGAAAGCAGTGCCAGTGGCAAATGTCCCTTTTCTGGAGCACCTCCAAAGAAGGGTGCAGGAGGCGGTACTAGCAACCTTGATTGGTGGCCAAATCGTTTAAAAGTGAATATCCTCCGCCAGCATTCCCCAATGTCCAATCCGCTAGGAGAAGATTTTGACTATGCTAAAGCCTTTAAAAACTTGGATTATCAGGGGTTAAAGAAAGACCTACATGTCCTGATGACAGATTCACAGGATTGGTGGCCTGCAGACTTTGGCCATTACGGAGGACTGTTCATCCGGATGGCCTGGCACAGTGCCGGCACTTATCGGATCGGTGATGGCCGTGGTGGTGCAGGGGGAGGTCAGCAGCGTTTTGCTCCGCTAAACAGCTGGCCAGATAATGCCAGCCTGGACAAGGCCAGAAGACTATTATGGCCCCTCAAGCAAAAATATGGCAACAAAATATCTTGGGCTGATTTGATGGTGCTTGCAGGAAACGTCGCCCTGGAATCCATGGGCTTTAAGACTTTTGGCTTTGCAGGGGGACGGGAAGACACTTGGGAACCCGAAGAAGATGTGTATTGGGGCTCAGAAGATGAGTGGTTAGCAGATAAACGGTATTCTGGAAAACGTGACCTCGAAGACCCTTTGGCTGCGGTGGTCATGGGGCTAATTTATGTAGATCCTGAAGGACCAAACGGAAATTGGGACCCTGTTTCTGCTGCCTCGGATATCAGGGAAACCTTCAAAAGGATGGCCATGAATGATGAAGAAACGGTCGCGCTGATCGCGGGCGGACACTCCTTCGGGAAAACCCATGGTGCTGCTGATCCCGGTGAGTATGTGGGGCCGGAGCCAGAAGCCGCACCAATTGAACAGCAAGGTTTCGGCTGGAAAAACTCCTATGGAACAGGCGCTGGCCCTGATGCGATCACTGGCGGCCCGGAAGTCACTTGGACCCAAACTCCCACCCAATGGAGCAACCACTTCTTTGATAACTTATTTAAATATGAATGGGATCCACACCGCAGTCCTGCTGGAGCTAAACAATGGATTGCCAGAGATGCAGAAGAAAGTATTCCAGATGCCTTTAACAAATCCCAAAAGCACAGACCCACTATGCTGACGACGGATCTAGCTTTGCGTTTTGATCCGGAATATGAAAAAATATCCAGAAGGTTTTACGAAAATCCTGATGAGTTTGCCGATGCCTTTGCAAGGGCCTGGTATAAGCTCACCCACCGCGATATGGGACCAAAAGACCGCTATTTGGGCCCTGAAGTTCCCCAAGAGGAATTGCTCTGGCAAGACCCCATTCCAGCCGTGGATCATGACCTGGTAGATGAAAAGGACATTGCAGGCCTAAAAGACAAAATCTTGGGCACTGGACTGTCGGTATCTCAGTTGGTATCCGCCGCTTGGGCGTCTGCCTCCACTTTCAGGATTTCTGACAAGCGTGGGGGTGCCAATGGTGCCAGGATCAGGCTCGCTCCACAAAAAGATTGGGAAGTTAATAATCCAGAGCAGCTTTCCAAAATCCTGAACATCCTGGAAGGTCTCCAAAAAGACTTTAACAATTCCCAATCCGGCAACAAGAAAATATCCTTGGCCGATATGATTGTCTTGACAGGATGTGCCGGTGTGGAAAAAGCCGCAAAGGATGCTGGCCACAGCATTACTGTACCGTTTTCACCAGGTAGAATGGATGCTTCTAGCGAGCAGACCGATGAGGAAGCCTTCAGTTTCTTGGAGCCTTTTGCGGACGGATTCCGAAATTACAGAAGGACAAAATTCAATGTGTCTACCGAAGACCTTTTGGTGGATAAAGCCAACTTACTTAACCTTACCGCTCCGGAACTGACAGTGCTGATAGGTGGCATGCGGGTCTTGGACACCAATTTTGATGGATCCAAGCACGGTGTCTTCACCGACAGGACAGAAAAGCTGACCAATGATTTCTTTGTCAACCTGTTGGACATGGGCACGATCTGGGAACCTACTTCTGACGACAAGGAATTCTTTGAAGGAAAGGATCGTAAATCGGGTGCAAAAAAATGGACGGCCACTCGCGCAGACCTCATCTTTGGCTCCAATGCAGAGCTAAGGGCACAAGCAGAGGTTTATGCCTGCGCTGATGCACAGGATAAGTTTGTCAAGGACTTTGTCGCCGCTTGGGACAAGGTGATGAACCTCGATCGGTATGATCTGAAGTAA
- a CDS encoding cellulase family glycosylhydrolase: MRKNNLFVFLLSILWLGMVWACKPTEEEPAKLDVSSPAVELDAEGENTEVSITSNASWSVQASSDWLSITPVAGQGNQTISITAIKNESSESRTGTIRVIAEALSQEIQVTQLPGKTVPAYYIPADQTDMRDLSSLDLAANMGIGWNLGNSLEAIGGETAWGNPVVTKKLIGAVKAAGFTAVRIPVAWSKFTDESNFTIDPAWSGRVEEVVNYVLDNDMYAIINIHWDGGWMQPTFAEEDGVNTRLEAMWVQIALHFRDYDDHLLFAGTNEVMVEGDYGTPKPEHTAVQNGYNQTFVDAVRGTGGRNVYRHLIVQSFNTNIDHAVGFMEMPSDDTPDRLMMEVHYYDPYEFALNTDSPVSQWGNEADDPSKTAKWGGEEYAIGQFQKMKSHFVDQGIPVIVGEYGAISKTNLEDHTVYRGYYLEKITKTMLDHSLVPFYWDNGHTGNHGFGLFDRNNGEQVYPALIKKILPNIN, encoded by the coding sequence GTGCGTAAAAATAACCTTTTCGTCTTTCTGCTATCGATCCTTTGGCTAGGAATGGTATGGGCATGTAAGCCTACTGAAGAAGAACCTGCCAAATTGGATGTTTCTTCCCCAGCGGTCGAACTGGATGCAGAAGGAGAAAACACGGAGGTTTCTATCACTTCAAATGCCTCTTGGAGTGTGCAGGCATCCAGCGACTGGCTCAGCATTACACCAGTCGCTGGACAAGGGAACCAAACCATCTCTATCACAGCCATCAAAAATGAATCCAGCGAAAGCCGCACTGGCACCATCCGTGTCATAGCAGAAGCCCTAAGCCAAGAAATACAGGTCACGCAGCTCCCTGGAAAAACCGTTCCTGCTTATTACATCCCCGCTGACCAAACGGACATGAGGGATCTTAGCAGCTTGGACCTGGCAGCTAACATGGGCATTGGTTGGAATCTGGGCAACTCTCTTGAGGCGATTGGCGGGGAGACCGCCTGGGGAAACCCTGTCGTAACCAAAAAACTTATCGGTGCGGTCAAAGCCGCTGGGTTTACCGCAGTACGTATTCCGGTGGCCTGGAGCAAATTCACGGATGAGAGCAACTTTACCATCGATCCAGCATGGTCTGGCCGTGTAGAAGAAGTGGTGAATTATGTTTTGGACAATGATATGTATGCCATCATCAACATCCACTGGGACGGTGGCTGGATGCAGCCTACTTTTGCTGAAGAAGATGGAGTAAATACCCGCTTGGAAGCAATGTGGGTGCAGATCGCCCTCCACTTCAGGGATTATGATGATCACTTGCTCTTTGCCGGTACAAATGAAGTAATGGTAGAGGGGGATTACGGTACTCCGAAGCCTGAGCATACAGCGGTACAAAACGGCTATAACCAAACCTTCGTGGATGCTGTGCGTGGCACGGGAGGCAGGAATGTCTACCGTCACCTCATCGTCCAAAGCTTCAACACCAACATCGACCATGCGGTGGGGTTTATGGAAATGCCCAGCGATGATACGCCTGATCGACTGATGATGGAAGTACATTATTACGATCCCTACGAGTTTGCGCTGAACACCGATAGTCCGGTCAGCCAGTGGGGCAATGAGGCCGATGATCCTTCCAAGACAGCAAAATGGGGAGGGGAAGAATATGCCATTGGGCAATTCCAAAAAATGAAAAGCCACTTTGTGGATCAAGGTATCCCGGTGATTGTAGGCGAATACGGTGCGATCTCCAAGACCAATTTGGAAGATCATACTGTTTACAGGGGCTATTACTTGGAAAAGATCACTAAAACGATGCTGGACCATTCCCTGGTTCCTTTTTACTGGGACAATGGCCATACCGGAAACCATGGGTTTGGGCTTTTTGACAGAAATAACGGAGAGCAGGTTTATCCTGCCTTGATCAAAAAAATATTACCTAACATTAATTAA
- a CDS encoding ArnT family glycosyltransferase, with product MKNTPKDLVFLIGIFVLAKLLVHFITYENYELHRDAYLYYAQGEHLDWGFIAVPPLIAVLGKVTTSFFGNTVFALRFFPALIGAANVGLVGLSVKELGGKWLAISLACLAYLLSPSFLHSNTLFQPVTFNHFFWLLSSWLILRMIIRDNPKYWLWLSVVFGLGFLNKYSILFFFAAFLVGLSLTAHRRLYCSSYFAIGVALALVIISPNLVWQYQHNWPVMMHMKELRETQLVHVELLGFFVDQLLMNLQAIFLWFGSLILLLFYPKEKQYRIVGLMFLLLLGLLMAGSGKAYYTLGIYPVLFSFGAFYVEKYGRRYQRPIAVFLVTWMIFVLYQSLSFGGIPFMTVEKVAGKEKHRWEDGKEYDLPQDLADMTGWKEIGETVRDIYVGLGSANRNNCDVFCNNYAQAGSVMFYGKSVGIPQPMCTVGSFVLWSPDSLEKEYFILVDHDPGDEDGSNAMLNDFFEKVKLVKTIDNPYFRENGTNIYLCQYPTPLIKEHYYKLMSEAKGKYKR from the coding sequence TTGAAAAACACACCTAAAGATCTAGTATTCCTGATCGGCATTTTTGTCCTGGCCAAACTCTTGGTTCACTTTATCACTTACGAAAACTATGAGTTGCACCGGGATGCCTATCTGTACTATGCACAGGGCGAGCATTTGGACTGGGGCTTCATCGCTGTGCCTCCGCTCATTGCAGTTTTGGGTAAGGTGACGACGAGTTTTTTTGGTAATACCGTTTTTGCCCTGCGATTTTTTCCCGCCTTGATCGGTGCTGCCAATGTGGGGCTAGTGGGACTTTCGGTGAAGGAACTGGGGGGTAAATGGCTGGCCATCTCATTGGCCTGTTTGGCCTATTTGCTTTCGCCTTCCTTTCTGCACTCCAATACGCTGTTTCAACCCGTTACGTTTAACCATTTTTTTTGGCTGTTGTCATCTTGGTTGATTTTACGGATGATCATTAGAGATAATCCTAAATACTGGCTTTGGCTGTCCGTGGTATTTGGGTTGGGATTTTTGAATAAATACTCGATCCTTTTTTTCTTTGCGGCTTTTCTGGTGGGGCTGAGTTTAACTGCCCATCGAAGGTTATACTGCAGTTCCTATTTTGCCATCGGGGTAGCCCTGGCTTTGGTGATCATTTCGCCAAATTTGGTTTGGCAATATCAGCATAATTGGCCTGTGATGATGCACATGAAGGAGCTGAGGGAAACTCAACTGGTACATGTGGAGCTATTGGGTTTTTTTGTCGATCAGCTACTGATGAACCTCCAGGCTATTTTCCTTTGGTTTGGTTCCTTAATTTTATTGCTTTTTTATCCAAAGGAAAAGCAGTATAGAATAGTTGGTTTAATGTTTTTGTTGTTGCTGGGATTGCTTATGGCAGGGAGTGGAAAGGCCTATTACACCTTGGGGATTTATCCAGTCTTATTTTCCTTTGGTGCTTTTTATGTGGAAAAGTATGGACGAAGATACCAACGACCGATAGCGGTTTTCTTGGTGACATGGATGATTTTTGTGCTGTACCAATCCCTTTCGTTTGGAGGAATTCCCTTTATGACTGTTGAAAAAGTGGCCGGAAAGGAAAAGCATCGTTGGGAGGATGGAAAAGAATATGATCTGCCTCAGGACTTGGCCGACATGACAGGCTGGAAGGAAATAGGGGAAACGGTCAGGGATATTTATGTAGGCTTGGGCTCAGCAAATCGGAACAACTGTGATGTTTTTTGCAATAATTACGCCCAGGCTGGATCCGTGATGTTTTATGGCAAGTCAGTTGGTATTCCACAGCCGATGTGTACCGTTGGGAGCTTTGTGTTATGGTCACCGGATAGTTTGGAGAAAGAATATTTCATTCTAGTGGATCACGATCCTGGGGATGAAGACGGTTCCAATGCCATGCTAAACGATTTTTTCGAAAAGGTAAAGCTGGTGAAAACCATTGACAATCCCTATTTCCGAGAAAACGGCACCAATATCTACCTCTGCCAGTATCCAACCCCA